TGGGGCGTAGACGGTAAAGTGGAATATGCATTGGAAGGGAGCATATTTGTAGCAGGAGCTGTAATTCAATGGCTGAGGGATGAATTGCATTTGATTGTTAATGCAAAGGATAGTGAATATTTTGCTTCTCAAGAGAAAGATAATAATGGGGTTTATCTAGTGCCTGCTTTTGTAGGGTTAGGTGCACCTTATTGGGATATGTATGCAAGGGGAACAATAGTAGGTTTGACAAGAGGAGCAAATAGAAATCATATAATTAGAGCAGCATTAGAATCTATTGCATATCAAACTAGAGATGTACTAGAAGCCATGCAAGAGGATTCAGGTATTCAATTACAAGAATTAAGAGTAGATGGTGGTGCAGTGGAAAATAATTTTTTAATGCAATTTCAGTCGGATATACTTGGAGTCCCTGTGCATAGACCAAAAACAATAGAAACTACTGCATTAGGGGCAGCGTATCTTGCAGGATTAGCGGTTGATTTTTGGCATGATAAGGATGAAATAGCTAAAAGGTGGAGTGTAGATAGGATATTTAAATCAGAAATGGAAGAAATAGAGAAAGAAAAATTGTATAATGGATGGAAAAGAGCCGTTGAAAGATCGCGTAATTGGGAAGAAGAATAAAATATTAGTTATTTATAAATTTTATGGATTTTATTGGATTGATAGAAAAATTAGTTAAAAAAATTATTTACTATTATGAACTTTTGTGGTATACTGTAATATAATAATTTATAAAATAATGTCAAAGGCTATGATTTGGTAGAGTAAAGTGTATAAGGTATTACAGAGAGGATTCTAGAGGTGAAAGGAGTCCATACCGATTATACTTGAAGTGCACCAGTGAGCTTTTAGTCGAAATATAAAGTAGACTTAAACGGTAGTTCCCGTTATAGAACTAGAGTATGTTAGTACTCGAATTAAGATAGGGTTATCCCTAAACAGAGTGGAACCGCGAAGTTAACCTTTCGCCTCTGTATATTTATATATACTTGAGGTGGAAGGTTTTTTTAATTAAAAAAATGGAGGTAATAAAATGAAATTTGATAGTATTTATGAAATCATAGGAAGAACACCTTTAATTAAAATAAATAATAATGATGAACAAAATATAGCACAGATATTAGTAAAAGTTGAGTCTTTTAATCCTGCAGGTAGTATAAAGGATAGAGCAGCACTATATATGATTAAAAATGCAGAAGATGAAGGGATATTAAAAAAAGGTGGGACCATAATAGAACCAACTAGTGGTAATACTGGAATTGCTATTGCTATGATAGGTGCAGTGAAGGGTTATAAAGTAATAATAGTAATGCCTGATACTATGAGCATTGAAAGAAGAAAATTGATGGAAGGTTATGGAGCTAAAGTTATATTAACGGAAGGAAAATATGGAATGGCTGGTTCTGTAGAATTTGCAAAAAAGCTTGCTGATGAAAATGGATATTTTATGCCAGATCAATTTGATAATATAAATAATGTTAAAGCTCATTATGAAACTACAGGATTAGAGATATTAGAAGATACAAAAGGAAATGTGGATGCATTTGTAGCAGGAGTTGGAACTGGTGGGACTATAACTGGAGTAGGCAAAAGGCTCAAAGAGGTTAATCCAAATACATTGATAGTAGCGGTAGAACCTAAAAAATCTCCTTTATTATCAGAAGGTAAAGTTGGTCCTCATGGAATACAAGGGATAGGAGCAAATTTTGTACCAAGTATCTTAGATAAAAGTATTATTGATGAAATAATTCAAGTAGATGAAAAGGAAGCCTATATTCAGGTAAAAAAATTAGGCAAAAGTGAAGGTATACTTTGCGGGATATCTTCTGGAGCTAACATGTTTGCAGCTATAAAAGTAGCAAAAAAACTTGGTAAAGATAAAACAGTAGTTACAGTTCTTCCTGATACAGGAGAAAGATATTTATCTACAGATTTATTTAATGGAGCGTGATATATATGATTAGATTTATAATAGAAGAAGCTAAAAATATATTAAGAAAGGATCCAGCAGTAAAATCCTTATTTGAGGCAATATTTTGCTATCCTAGTATAAAGGCTTTATTATATCATAGATGGGCCCATAAGCTATATAATAAAAATAGGTATACATTAGCAAGAATTATATCTCAAAGAGCTAGACATAAAACAGGTATAGAGATACACCCAGGTGCTAAAATAGGTAAAAATTTCTTTATAGATCATGGCATGGGGGTAGTTATAGGAGAAACAGCTGAAGTTGGCAACAATGTAACTATATATCATGGAGTAACATTGGGAGGTATAGGAGATGATTCTAATGCAAAACGTCATCCAACGGTAGAAGATAATGTGATGATTGGTGCAGGAGCTAAAGTATTAGGACCTATAACCATAGGAAAAGGAGCTAAAATAGGAGCTAATGCAGTAGTTTTAAAAGATGTACCTCCTTATACCACTGTAGTAGGTGTACCAGGAAAAGTTGTAAAATCCAATAAAGAAGACAATCTTATGTATGTGATATAATTATAAGCTATTTCAGTTTTGATTATTATAGTGTATAATATAAAATAATAAGTAAATATTAAACTATAATCAAGATTAGTAGATATAATATAGGTCTTAAGAGAGTCAGGGATAGTGGGTGCTGAGTGGTACCACAGAAGAACCCCTTTCGTCTCTGATAGAGATGAAAGGGATTGCTTATTTGGAGGAGGTATAGATATGGAGAAAAAAATAGTATTTAGTGGAGTTCAGCCCTCAGGGGGACTTACTATTGGAAATTATATAGGAGCTATTAAGAACTGGATAGATTTACAGGATAAATATGATTGTTATTATTCTATAGTTGATTTACATGCCATTACAGTTCCTCAAGTGCCAAAGGATTTGAGGAAAAATACATTAGATTTATTGGCTATTTACTCGGCATGTGGATTAGATCCAGAAAAATCCACTATATTTATTCAGTCTCATGTACCAGCTCATGCTGAGCTTACTTGGGTTCTTAATACTATAACATATATGGGACAGTTAAGTAGAATGACTCAATTTAAAGAAAAATCTAGAAAATCAAAGGAAAATCTAAATGCAGGGTTATTTACCTATCCAGTACTAATGGCAGCAGATATATTATTGTATCAAACGGAACTTGTACCTGTTGGAGAAGATCAAAAACAACATTTAGAATTAGCTAGAGATTTAGCAGAAAGATTTAACAATAGATATAGTCCTACATTTAAAGTACCAGAACCTTTGATAAAAGAAGAAGGAGCAAGAATAATGAGCCTTCAAGATCCAGAAAGCAAAATGTCCAAATCCGATGAAAATGAAAATGGATATATATTGATATTAGATGAACCAGATGCTATAAGAAGAAAAATAAAAAGAGCAGTAACTGATTCTATAGGAGAAATAAAGTATAATGATGAACAATTAGGTATTAAGAATTTGATAAATATTTATAGTGCATTTTCAGGAGATTCAATAGAAGAAATAGAGAATAGGTATAAAGGTGTTGGGTATGGTAAATTTAAAGAGGATTTAGCAGAAGTAGTTATAGAAGGATTGATGCCAATTCAAAAAAAATATAAAGAAATTATAAATAATAAGGATTACTTAGAAAAGGTATATAGAGAAGGTGCAGAGAAAGCTAATTATATAGCCAATAAAACTTTGAGAAAGGTATATAAAAAAGTGGGATTTATTCAAAGATAAATTTATTCATACTCTTTTTTAATGTGAATTGGATAGAGGGTAAATATATATTTACCCTCTACCTAAAAAATTCAAATATTATTGACATAAGTAAAATAATATTAGGGACTGTACATAATAAAACAAACCGGCTTCCTTGTGGTAGCCGGTTTGTTTTATTTCTTTTATTAAAGTACTCTTCTTCCGCAATAAAATCGTTTACTCCAATAGGAATCAGAGTTTAAATCAGATATTATAACCCCTTTCGAAGAACTAGCGTGTATAAAATTGCCATCTCCTATGTATATTCCAGTATGACTTGGTCCTGATTTATAAGTATCATTGAATATAACTAAATCTCCAATTTCTAAATCATCTTTACTTACATACTCGCCATCATTGGCTTGTTCAGCAGAAGAACGAGATATATTTATTCCGTGTTGCTTATATACATAAGAAGTGAAGCCGGAACAATCAAATCCATTAGAATTTCTAGAAGAATGAGGGGTTCCTATGTATTTTTTAGCTGTGGATACAATATCTTGTCCCAATGATTGATTACTTAAGCTACCTCTATTAGCAGAAGCAATTTTATTTCTATGCTTATTACCTGATAAAGCTTCATTTAAAATACGAATAGTTTCTGCTCCAGCTATACCGTCTACTTTTAAATTATGAATTTTTTGAAAGTCCATAAGAGCCTGTTTAGTTTCTTGACCAAAATATGTAGTACATTCATCTATATCTAAAAATCCTAGGAATTTAAGACTTTTTTGTAATTTTTTCACATCTTCACTATTCATACCTTCTTTTAAAATTCCATTATATTTTAGAGGTTCAATTTCCATAACTTTTGTTAAAGCTTTATATGTATCTGGTCCAAATATACCATCAGCTTTTAATCCTTGAGATTTTTGAAATTCTTTTATTGCATTAGTAGTTTGTTCACCATAATATGTAGTAGTATTGTCTAGTTCTAGATAATTTAAATGAATTAAATGTTCTTGTAGTATCTTTATATCTTCATGTGTCATACCATCTTTTAGCACTTGTTCTCCTAGAACAGCTTGTCCTAAAATAGGTGTAGCAAATAGTATTCCTGACATAGTAACAGCTATAGCTGTACATTTTAAATACTTTTTAATTTGCATTAAAAACAACTCCCTTTAAATATTTATTATAAATTTTTGCTTACATAAAAGTATATAATAAAACTATAAAAAAATAAAGAGGAAATTGTAACTAATTTGTAACTTTTTTAATTTTATTTAAAGGGGCAGTTCATATTACTACCCCTTTTTATGCTATTTTGTTATGCTTTCCATGGCCTTTTTAGCAAATTTGGTGGTTACTATCTTATCATAATCTGCTCTTTTATCCAATTCTCCTGCTAATTCCATTATATCCATCATATGATTTAAACCTTCTTTAGTAATTATCAAATCAGGTTTCCAACTATCTTGTTCCTTATATCTTTCTATTAATGCTATTAGTATCTCATTATCTGTATCAGGAAATTGTGATTTTATGGCTTTTGCTATTTCTTCCGTGGAGTGGTTTTGTACCCAAAGCATCCCTTTATATATAGCATTTGTAAAACTTTGAATCATTTCTGGATCTTTTTCTAAAATGCTTTTAGTAGTAGAGTAGCATGTATAAGGTATATATCCTGCCTCTTTTCCTATAGAGGCTACCACATACCCTTTTCCTTCCTTTTCTAAGGTAGAAGCGACAGGTTCAAATAATGCGACATAATCTCCTTCACCACCAACAAAAGCTCCAGCCATTACGTCAAATTGAATATCTGTTCTTACAATTACATCTACTCCTGGAGTAAGCCCATGTTTTTTAAGTACATATTCTAGAGTCATTTCAGGCATACCGCCTTTTCGTCCGCCAATAATTTCTTTATCTTTAAGTTTGTCAAATGTAAAATCTGGATCAGGTTCTCTACCTACTAAAAATGAACCATCTTTTTGAGTGAGTTGAGCAAAATTTATTGCATAATCTTCTTTTCCTTGATTATATACATAGACAGAAGCTTCTGGTCCCATAAAAGCAATATCTGCTTCTTTACTTAGTAGAGCAGCCATACATTTATCTGCTCCTTTGCCATTAATAAGTTCAATATTTAAACCTTCTTCTTCAAAAAATCCCTGGGTAATAGCTACATATTGGGGAGTGTAGAATAAAGAATGGGTAACTTCAATAAGTCGAACTTTTTTAAGTTGATTTTTTTTACAGCCAACTAAACTGGTACTAATTAATAAAATTACTGTTAATGTTAATAAAATTATCTTAATTATTTTTTTCATTGCATCCCTCCTGTATTATCTTAAAACGAGGTAATCTTTAATATTTATATTATTCAAATAAAATTATTTGGTTACAAAACAATTTTATTTGACAAGATTAGAATTTATATATATAATATTGTCTAACAATTTAATAAATACTATGAAGAAGAGGAGTAAGTAAATATCCTATACAGAGAAGAAGGTTCGTAGGCTGAGAAACCTTTTTAGGCAATGTTTACTGAAGGTAGCTTCTGAGTATTTAAGCTGAAAAGAGTAAGCTTAGACGGGATGACCGTTATCTATTTAAGAGCCATAGATAATATCTATGGAATTAAGGTGGTACCGCGAATTATGCCTTCGTCCTTATTTATGAGGATGAAGGTTTTTTTATTATAAAATGCAAGGAGGAGTTAAAGATGATGGAAAATTTACCCAAAACATATGATCCTAAGAAGTTTGAATATAAGCTATACAAATATTGGATGGATAATGATTTTTTTGTGACCCATGTAGACGAAAACAAAGAACCTTTTACTATAATGATGCCCCCTCCAAATGTTACTGGGAATTTACATTTAGGTCATGCATTAAATAATACTATACAGGATATACTTATACGTTGGAAGAGGATGGAAGGATATGAAGCTTTATGGTTACCTGGAACGGACCATGCTAGCATATCTACTGAAGCTAAAGTAGTTGAAAAACTTAAATCAGAAGGAAAAACTAAAGAAGAATTAGGAAGGGAAGGCTTTTTAGAAGAAGCTTGGGAATGGACTAGAAAATATGGTGGTAATATAAACAACCAATTAAAAAAATTAGGAGTTTCTTGTGATTGGAGTAGAGAGAGATTCACATTAGATGAAGGTTTAAGTAATGCTGTAGAAGAGACTTTTATTAGATTATATAATAAGGGTTTAATCTATAGAGGAGATAGAATAATAAATTGGTGTCCAAATTGTAAAACTGCTATTTCAGATGCGGAAGTAGAACATGAAGAGACCCTAGGAAGTATTTGGTATATTAGATATCCATTAAAAGATGAGGAAGGGTATATAACTATAGCAACAACTAGACCGGAGACTATGTTGGGGGATTTAGCTATTGCAGTAAATCCTAAGGATGAAAGATATAAACATTTGGTAGGAAAAAAAGCTATTTTACCATTGGTAAATAGAGAGATTCCCATAATTGAAGATGAGTATGTAGAGATGGAATTTGGTACTGGTGCAGTAAAAATTACCCCATCCCATGACCCTAATGATTTTGAAGTTGGAGAAAGACATGGATTAGGTCAATATATAATTATGAATGAAAAAGCTATTATAAATGAAAATGGTGGTAAATATAAAGGATTAGATAGATATGAAGCAAGAAAAAGAATAGTTGAAGATTTAAAGAAAGAAGGCTATTTAGTAGAAATTAAAGATCATGATATTAGCATAGGTCATTGTGAAAGATGTAAAACTGTGGTAGAGCCTCTTATATCTAAACAGTGGTTTGTAAAGATGGAACCTTTAGCTAAGCCAGCATTAGATGTATACAAAGAAGGGAAATTAAATTTTATACCTGAAAGATTTGGCAAGATATATACTCATTGGCTTGAAAATATTAGGGATTGGTGTATTTCTAGGCAATTATGGTGGGGACATAGATTACCAGTATATTATTGTGAAGAATGTGATGAAATAATGGTTTCAAGGGAAAAACCAGAAAAATGTAATAAATGTGGAAGTACTAAAGTATATCAAGATCCAGATACACTAGATACTTGGTTTTCATCTGCTCTATGGCCTTTTTCTACACTAGGATGGCCAGAGGAAACGGAAGATTTTAAGTATTTCTTTCCTACAGATGTACTAGTTACTGGATATGATATTATATTCTTTTGGGTAATAAGGATGGTATTTTCAAGCCTGGAATTAACTGGAGAAGTGCCTTTTAAGGATGTATTCTTAACTGGACTAATAAGGGATTCGCAAGGTAGAAAGATGAGTAAATCTTTAGGAAATGGAATCGATCCTATTGAGGTAATAGAGGAATATGGAGCGGATGCGTTGAGATTTACACTGGTTACAGGCAATACTCCTGGTAACGATATGAGATTTTATATGGAAAGGGTAGAGGCAAGTAGAAATTTTGCAAATAAATTATGGAATGCTACTAGATTTGTGTTGATGAATTTTGATGAGAACGTAATAGATAAAGAATTAGACTTAAATTCTTTAGAAGAAGAGGATAAATGGATACTTTCTAGAATGAATACTGTAGTTGCCGAAGTAACGGAAAATCTTGAAAAATACGAAATAGGACTATCAGCTAAAAAAATATATGATTTTATATGGGATGAATATTGTGACTGGTATATTGAAATTGTAAAACCTAGGTTATATGGAGATAATGTAAAAAGCAAAGAGACTGCACAAATTGTACTTTTACAAGTGTTGGAAAACGTATTAAAATTACTGCATCCATTTATGCCTTTTATAACTGAAGAAATATGGCAGCATTTACCTGGAAGAGATAAAGCATTAATTATTAGCTCTTGGCCTGATTATAATGATAAGTATAATTATCCAGAAGCAGAAAATAGGATGATTTATATAATGAATGCTATAAAGGGTATTAGAAATGCACGGCAGGAGATGAATATAGCTCCTTCTAAAAAAGCTAAAACTATATTTGTTACTCAAGATAAGGATATTGAGGATATTTTAAATTATGGTAAAAGATATTTTGTAAATTTAGCTAGTGCTGGAGAGATTGAAATTATTAAAGATAAGGGTAATTTAGGAGAAGGTAATATTTCAGTTGTATTGGATAGATGTGAAGTATATATTCCATTAAAGGGGCTGATAGATATTGACAAAGAAATTGAAAGATTAGAGAAAGAAAAAGAAAAATTAGAAGGAGAATTGAAAAGAGTTAGAGGAAAGCTTTCTAATGAAGGATTTGTTACTAAAGCTCCGGCGCATGTAGTAGAAGAGGAAAGAGAAAAACAGAAAAAATATGAAAACATGATGGAAAAAGTATTAGAAAGACTTAAAGCTTTAAGATCCAATAAATAAATTATAGGGTGGATTTTAAATTCCACCCTAAATAAATTTTTGTTGTTTATTATGTAA
This portion of the Keratinibaculum paraultunense genome encodes:
- the cysK gene encoding cysteine synthase A; this translates as MKFDSIYEIIGRTPLIKINNNDEQNIAQILVKVESFNPAGSIKDRAALYMIKNAEDEGILKKGGTIIEPTSGNTGIAIAMIGAVKGYKVIIVMPDTMSIERRKLMEGYGAKVILTEGKYGMAGSVEFAKKLADENGYFMPDQFDNINNVKAHYETTGLEILEDTKGNVDAFVAGVGTGGTITGVGKRLKEVNPNTLIVAVEPKKSPLLSEGKVGPHGIQGIGANFVPSILDKSIIDEIIQVDEKEAYIQVKKLGKSEGILCGISSGANMFAAIKVAKKLGKDKTVVTVLPDTGERYLSTDLFNGA
- the epsC gene encoding serine O-acetyltransferase EpsC — translated: MIRFIIEEAKNILRKDPAVKSLFEAIFCYPSIKALLYHRWAHKLYNKNRYTLARIISQRARHKTGIEIHPGAKIGKNFFIDHGMGVVIGETAEVGNNVTIYHGVTLGGIGDDSNAKRHPTVEDNVMIGAGAKVLGPITIGKGAKIGANAVVLKDVPPYTTVVGVPGKVVKSNKEDNLMYVI
- the trpS gene encoding tryptophan--tRNA ligase; the protein is MEKKIVFSGVQPSGGLTIGNYIGAIKNWIDLQDKYDCYYSIVDLHAITVPQVPKDLRKNTLDLLAIYSACGLDPEKSTIFIQSHVPAHAELTWVLNTITYMGQLSRMTQFKEKSRKSKENLNAGLFTYPVLMAADILLYQTELVPVGEDQKQHLELARDLAERFNNRYSPTFKVPEPLIKEEGARIMSLQDPESKMSKSDENENGYILILDEPDAIRRKIKRAVTDSIGEIKYNDEQLGIKNLINIYSAFSGDSIEEIENRYKGVGYGKFKEDLAEVVIEGLMPIQKKYKEIINNKDYLEKVYREGAEKANYIANKTLRKVYKKVGFIQR
- a CDS encoding peptidoglycan-binding protein; the protein is MQIKKYLKCTAIAVTMSGILFATPILGQAVLGEQVLKDGMTHEDIKILQEHLIHLNYLELDNTTTYYGEQTTNAIKEFQKSQGLKADGIFGPDTYKALTKVMEIEPLKYNGILKEGMNSEDVKKLQKSLKFLGFLDIDECTTYFGQETKQALMDFQKIHNLKVDGIAGAETIRILNEALSGNKHRNKIASANRGSLSNQSLGQDIVSTAKKYIGTPHSSRNSNGFDCSGFTSYVYKQHGINISRSSAEQANDGEYVSKDDLEIGDLVIFNDTYKSGPSHTGIYIGDGNFIHASSSKGVIISDLNSDSYWSKRFYCGRRVL
- a CDS encoding ABC transporter substrate-binding protein; protein product: MKKIIKIILLTLTVILLISTSLVGCKKNQLKKVRLIEVTHSLFYTPQYVAITQGFFEEEGLNIELINGKGADKCMAALLSKEADIAFMGPEASVYVYNQGKEDYAINFAQLTQKDGSFLVGREPDPDFTFDKLKDKEIIGGRKGGMPEMTLEYVLKKHGLTPGVDVIVRTDIQFDVMAGAFVGGEGDYVALFEPVASTLEKEGKGYVVASIGKEAGYIPYTCYSTTKSILEKDPEMIQSFTNAIYKGMLWVQNHSTEEIAKAIKSQFPDTDNEILIALIERYKEQDSWKPDLIITKEGLNHMMDIMELAGELDKRADYDKIVTTKFAKKAMESITK
- a CDS encoding valine--tRNA ligase, with the protein product MENLPKTYDPKKFEYKLYKYWMDNDFFVTHVDENKEPFTIMMPPPNVTGNLHLGHALNNTIQDILIRWKRMEGYEALWLPGTDHASISTEAKVVEKLKSEGKTKEELGREGFLEEAWEWTRKYGGNINNQLKKLGVSCDWSRERFTLDEGLSNAVEETFIRLYNKGLIYRGDRIINWCPNCKTAISDAEVEHEETLGSIWYIRYPLKDEEGYITIATTRPETMLGDLAIAVNPKDERYKHLVGKKAILPLVNREIPIIEDEYVEMEFGTGAVKITPSHDPNDFEVGERHGLGQYIIMNEKAIINENGGKYKGLDRYEARKRIVEDLKKEGYLVEIKDHDISIGHCERCKTVVEPLISKQWFVKMEPLAKPALDVYKEGKLNFIPERFGKIYTHWLENIRDWCISRQLWWGHRLPVYYCEECDEIMVSREKPEKCNKCGSTKVYQDPDTLDTWFSSALWPFSTLGWPEETEDFKYFFPTDVLVTGYDIIFFWVIRMVFSSLELTGEVPFKDVFLTGLIRDSQGRKMSKSLGNGIDPIEVIEEYGADALRFTLVTGNTPGNDMRFYMERVEASRNFANKLWNATRFVLMNFDENVIDKELDLNSLEEEDKWILSRMNTVVAEVTENLEKYEIGLSAKKIYDFIWDEYCDWYIEIVKPRLYGDNVKSKETAQIVLLQVLENVLKLLHPFMPFITEEIWQHLPGRDKALIISSWPDYNDKYNYPEAENRMIYIMNAIKGIRNARQEMNIAPSKKAKTIFVTQDKDIEDILNYGKRYFVNLASAGEIEIIKDKGNLGEGNISVVLDRCEVYIPLKGLIDIDKEIERLEKEKEKLEGELKRVRGKLSNEGFVTKAPAHVVEEEREKQKKYENMMEKVLERLKALRSNK